AGTCTGTCATGCTGTTAGCATTGGGGTATTAATTTAAGTGATtgccagtttttttttcatcaattaTGCATAGTACCTTACTTCTGACAAAAAATAGGTGCATAGTTTAGAGCAATTCTTTATTCCttagtattcatttatttagaaTATTTGCTAGAAAAGTTCTTATCTTGAAGTTTAGCTTCTTCCTAGCTTCACCTAAAATTGAACCTAGGGATGGGAGATATTTTTAGCACAATCAACATCTTGTATGACATCTCTTTTCACGCTGTAGAGAATTCTAGTCCACAATGATAGATTAGAAATACCCCTTCTAGTCTAGAAGAGCTAATCACAGCTTTTttcacagtaaaaataaaataatatggaGAACTTAAAGCTAAATACAGGTGGTGCGCGTTTATTATGAACTTTCACGAGGGAGGGTGGCGTTTAACTCCCACATGAAGCCATAGTTTGCTACTGAACTTTTTTCTACATATAAGTCATGTGCATATATCAGTTGAATCAAcagatcaataaaaaaaaatcagtagaaTTAATAGaaaagactttaaaaaacaaaacaaaacaaaaaactctggAATATTTTACAACCTTTTGGACCAATACAGGGCATGAAAGTTGCCATATGACCTGTTATCCTTGAACATTGAACTAAATggaataaaatttaaatttagGATGATCATTACCTTTGCTAGGGTAAGGGCAAACTACCTGCAGCCACACTCTGCTACCTTCATCTCTTCATACAGATATCTTATAGTGATGCGCCCATTCTCCTGATACATGACTGTGATGGGGTCAAGTTGGATTGGGACGCAGCATGCCATGTTGGCCTTCTTGGGGTCCCTGATGTTCATCAGCGTCTGGATAAGGGCATGTTTTGATGGAGATGACTCATCCGTCAGTGGATGGTAACACTGGCCGCGACATTCAAAGGCATCATATTCCCGAGGCGCCACGATCCAGCTGTCCCAGCCAATGTCTTTAAAGTTGACCTTGAGCGAGGTCCGCCGGCAGTATTCCCTCGGTGCTCGTCTTTTTGTTCTCTGTGGGTGCTGAGAATCAGGGATCTCGTTTGGTAGCTGATATCCTCTGTTCCAGTCAGCCCCTGAATGTAGGATGGTTTCTTCTTCATGAAGGATCATCTCTCTTAGTTCCTTCTTCATCTCCCTCCTCCTGTTACTGAGGTCATTTGAGAAGACAATCAAAGCCGCAGAGGTATTATCGCCGACGGACACGCTCATGTTTAAACAGCTGGCCCCTGCCGCCCCGCTTCTAGAATCCCCACAATCTTTCATATCCACCGCTACGTCAAAAACAGTTGGTGCAGGGCCTGACTTGATCCAGCTCTGAATAGCCGTGGTCACATCAAACGTTGTCCATGTGCTCTGAGAGCCTGCCACCTCTTTGCCCACCAGCAGTTGGGCCGAGGATGTGAAATTGTTCGTATCGACTTCGTAGACTTTAACCATGATCTTGAAACTGTGGGAGGTGACTCTTGGCCTGAAGTTTGGGAAGAAGAAAAGCTGCAGCTCAGCAGTTGTGATCTTTTCATGGCTGGGGATGCTGATGTTGAACTGCAGCCTGTACTTTGACTTTGTCCCATTCGTCATAGAGAGAGTAAAATctgtcaaagagaaaaaacacccTGATCACTGATACATCTGAAACAGCAGCAGGGATTGTCATGGTCGGCCACGGACTGTGTACCTATTACAGTCAGAAGTGAAATCCGAGtcttatttcattttctgcCGAAATAGTACCCTAACATTGACAATATTATGTTATTTGATAGATTCGATATCTGTCTGTCGAGACCAAAAACAGTTCACAACCACTAGAGATCCAAAGACCACACAGGCAGTAACCATAATACAGAAACTGATGTGTAGTTCTCATTGGCTAATCAATCAAAGGAAATCATCTGGGGATACTTTCGTTGGTACTTTACATCCTGCATCTTCACCAGAATATATAAAATCATGTAATAGCAAAGGAAAAGCCACTGATGAGGGCTTAGAAGTAAATATTTCTCTATTTCTAAGAAGTTTCAGCTCATATATGCTAGGAAATGTTAATATTACCCCAG
Above is a genomic segment from Maylandia zebra isolate NMK-2024a linkage group LG8, Mzebra_GT3a, whole genome shotgun sequence containing:
- the gdf2 gene encoding growth/differentiation factor 2 isoform X1; the protein is MQLSRSSLFQVCLSLVATIGSCHCKPINNDIRRNMEELYSQLSEDLLEEEETDSRMENLLGTMKEGFLRQLNLSDVPQEHSKIIPPQFMMELYNKYASDTSAAPQSDVIRSFTVQDFTLSMTNGTKSKYRLQFNISIPSHEKITTAELQLFFFPNFRPRVTSHSFKIMVKVYEVDTNNFTSSAQLLVGKEVAGSQSTWTTFDVTTAIQSWIKSGPAPTVFDVAVDMKDCGDSRSGAAGASCLNMSVSVGDNTSAALIVFSNDLSNRRREMKKELREMILHEEETILHSGADWNRGYQLPNEIPDSQHPQRTKRRAPREYCRRTSLKVNFKDIGWDSWIVAPREYDAFECRGQCYHPLTDESSPSKHALIQTLMNIRDPKKANMACCVPIQLDPITVMYQENGRITIRYLYEEMKVAECGCR
- the gdf2 gene encoding growth/differentiation factor 2 isoform X2 gives rise to the protein MGADTRSLICVLRIAIFKICHSKVCFRAGETVCLSLVATIGSCHCKPINNDIRRNMEELYSQLSEDLLEEEETDSRMENLLGTMKEGFLRQLNLSDVPQEHSKIIPPQFMMELYNKYASDTSAAPQSDVIRSFTVQDFTLSMTNGTKSKYRLQFNISIPSHEKITTAELQLFFFPNFRPRVTSHSFKIMVKVYEVDTNNFTSSAQLLVGKEVAGSQSTWTTFDVTTAIQSWIKSGPAPTVFDVAVDMKDCGDSRSGAAGASCLNMSVSVGDNTSAALIVFSNDLSNRRREMKKELREMILHEEETILHSGADWNRGYQLPNEIPDSQHPQRTKRRAPREYCRRTSLKVNFKDIGWDSWIVAPREYDAFECRGQCYHPLTDESSPSKHALIQTLMNIRDPKKANMACCVPIQLDPITVMYQENGRITIRYLYEEMKVAECGCR